The genomic DNA ATTATTCAGAAAAATACCAAGGTCAACGTGGAGTGATGGATGTTTTATCAAAAATAGTTAAAGGTCGGGATTGGGTTGTTTATTTGCATTCAAATAGAGCTGAAGATCACATAAAAAAATATTTTAATGACATGAATATTCAAGGGCAATGTAAAGTTGTTTATGAGACAAACGGTAATGAGATCGTATCACAAAGCTTATTACAACATCTTAAAAATGATACCATAAAGCAAAAAGTTGTATTTTTTGCATCACCATCAGCAGTTCATATTTATAACGAGAAGGTTATAAAGAAGACCAATATAAAAGGGATGCATTATTTGGCATTTGGCCAATCAACTCAACAAGCCTGCAATGACTTAGCTATTAGATGCTTTTTTGAAGAAAATAGTAAAGATTACTTTGAAACAGTGGTTAGATTTTTAGAAAAATATGATGTTTCAGGGTGATTTTTTTTCGTTCATAATAGCTTGTCCACCCACATCTGTTCTATACTGCATACCATTAAAGTTTATATGTTCTTTAACACAGCTGTATGCGATTTGAGCTGCATTTTGATAGCTATCACCTAAGCTAGCAATAGAAAGAACTCTCCCACCACTGGCCATTAATTCATCATGGATGAATTCTGTGCCGCAGTGATAAACTCTACAGTTATTTGGAATAGGCTGTAATATTGAAATAGCTTGTGGTGAAGAAGGTTGATAAGGGTAATTTTTTGAAGCAAGCGTTAAGACAAAAGACTTTTTGTTGTTCCAGGTTATGGATAGATTTTCTTGGGCTAAAACTGACATACAGAGCTGTGCAAAAGGTGTTTGTAACCTGTGCAACAAACATTGAGCTTCAGGATCACCCAAACGTACATTAAACTCTAAAACTTTAGGACCATTTTCTGTTAAAATTAAGCCAACATATAGAAAGCCTGTATAGGGAGTATCATCTGTATCTAATTGATTGAGCAAAGGCTGTACAATGTTTTGTTCTATTTCTTCTTTTAACGGTTTATTCATGAAGTGTGTAGGGGTGTATGCCCCCATGCCGCCAGTATTTGGACCTTCATCATTATCAAGTAATCTTTTATGGTCTTGTGCATCACCAAAAAAATAAAAACTTTTTTCATGACAAAGTGCAAAATATGAAAGTTCAGGGCCAACAAGGAACTCTTCAAAAATAATAGCACTTGGGTTTTCACCAAAGATAAGTTGGTTGAAGACTTTATCACAAAAATCCAACGACTCTTGTTTTGATTGGCATATAACTACACCTTTTCCTGCAGCTAAACCGTCATACTTTAGTGCTTGCGGGTAAGTTTCATTGTGTTGAATATATTTTTTGGCTTCTTGGTAGTTTGTTGCTGTTTCAAAAGCACCTGTAGGTATATTGGCTTTTTGCATTATTTTTTTTGCAAAATATTTTGATGACTCAAGCTGAGCGGCTTCTTTACTTGGACCGAAAATTTTTAAATTATACTTTTTGAAAGTATTGACTATGCCATTGTTTAAAGGGTCTTCAGGGCCAACAATGGTCAAGTCGATATTATTTTTTTTAGCCCATAAGGCTAGATCTTGATGGGATGCAGGCTCATTGATATCAACTTTTTTAGACTTATCTAATTCAAAGATAGCATGACTTCCAGGGTATGCATAAACAGTGCTAACACAAGGGTCATCATTGACTGCCCAGCATATGGCATGTTCTCGCCCCCCCTTACCAATAACCAAGATCTTCATGGATTTTCTTTTAGGTGAAAGCATGTACGAAGTCAAAACAAAATGAAAATACGCTATTAAAACTCTATAATATTGA from bacterium includes the following:
- a CDS encoding uroporphyrinogen-III synthase, encoding MKQIEIIFTGKVDSQYIDKILKTYNGIDVKQFDLLQFSPVINSSNVHSYADLIQKSTIICITSKKTVEIISQYPEIAHDLSKKKLVVSGVKVANFLKKQLKINSYYSEKYQGQRGVMDVLSKIVKGRDWVVYLHSNRAEDHIKKYFNDMNIQGQCKVVYETNGNEIVSQSLLQHLKNDTIKQKVVFFASPSAVHIYNEKVIKKTNIKGMHYLAFGQSTQQACNDLAIRCFFEENSKDYFETVVRFLEKYDVSG
- the purD gene encoding phosphoribosylamine--glycine ligase; protein product: MKILVIGKGGREHAICWAVNDDPCVSTVYAYPGSHAIFELDKSKKVDINEPASHQDLALWAKKNNIDLTIVGPEDPLNNGIVNTFKKYNLKIFGPSKEAAQLESSKYFAKKIMQKANIPTGAFETATNYQEAKKYIQHNETYPQALKYDGLAAGKGVVICQSKQESLDFCDKVFNQLIFGENPSAIIFEEFLVGPELSYFALCHEKSFYFFGDAQDHKRLLDNDEGPNTGGMGAYTPTHFMNKPLKEEIEQNIVQPLLNQLDTDDTPYTGFLYVGLILTENGPKVLEFNVRLGDPEAQCLLHRLQTPFAQLCMSVLAQENLSITWNNKKSFVLTLASKNYPYQPSSPQAISILQPIPNNCRVYHCGTEFIHDELMASGGRVLSIASLGDSYQNAAQIAYSCVKEHINFNGMQYRTDVGGQAIMNEKKSP